The nucleotide window AGACCACCACAAGAAGTCGAATTCCTGaatattttctttaatatttgtaaagcTTCTTTAGCACCAAATATCTCATGATTGACAAATTCCTTCCGTGATCTTTGCCACTCATGTATTCCCCGGTATTCTAGACATCAAATTAGGGAATAATAGATATTTACATGTAGTTTTGCTTTGATCAAACATCACTGTTTAGTTGATGGTATGCACTGACATATACTTCACGATCCCTATCGTTCCATTCCAACTTAAGTTgaatttcctttgaaatatgCTGGTAGCCTACATGTTAAAACCATAAGGTTTCAGTTTGACGTATTTGCtgagaatatttacaaataacaCGTCGTATGAAATATCAATATCCGGAACAAACTCGACGGTCAAAGATTTTATTGGTTTTTCCCGTTTTTCAGGCAACAGGAACACTGAATAGGGACGTGTGGTTTGAAGAGTTGCGGGTAGAGTATGACCGTTGGACGAGCTGGGGCTTGGCCCTGGTTTCAACTTGCCTTTCTGTGTCTATGCGCTCTAGCAGCGAGCAGCAGGGGTTTGTAAGTAGAGTGTAAAATTGAGTACCTTCTAAATAATGCCGTTCCGACTCTTATCAATTTAAAAGCCCTGCGACAAACTAGTTAGATATGTTTATTAGAAGTTGCGATATTAAAGATATTATCCTGCTGTGACGTCATGCCAACCTGTATCAAATGCAAGCATCGTTTACCTAAATGAGAAACCCTCCCTTGTTAGAATAAGTTTGGTTAAAAGTCATTagaatatatattactcagtaCAGCATGGAGTGGCATGTTTTCAATAGACAAAGTAACAAATTGTGGGAAAGGAAATATCGCTAGCTTTGGAAATACAGAATGTAATTGATCAGTACTTTGCGAAAAGGCGAGTTAACTCGTCTCTTTACGACAAATTCCCCGCATTCATTTATTCTTACCATGTCAAATCGaaaaattctcagattattgCGTAGAAAACTGATCTTCAGGTATATCCAAGGCTTGAGCCTCACATGGTTTTAATTCGTAAAGCTTTTTGAACTGGTTTCTTTCCCTATTTTAGTGGGTACGATGAGTTGGAAGAAAACTTACATTCTCTGAAATCGCATGATGAGGAAATTCATGGTGAGTTGATGTAAGAGTGTTGGTTTAATAAGACATACCTGTACTGAACAAAATCGTGTTTTAAAGGCAAGACAAGACAGATCAAAGTTGCATGCCTTGTTTTCGTATCGATGGTTCAGCCTGTTCCAAATATGGATAATTTCCTCCAAGGTCATAACAATGTCCATATTTGGCAACAGGCATGGGCTGATCACGATGTAACAGCGTGACCGATCTGATCTTCCTTTGATTATGTGCACAACAATATAAATGTTTACACTTCTGTCGTCACCAACTCTTCACCAAAAGAGTAATATTTAAGTTAAATCACTCAATTCTCAgagttattttattttcaatttcaaaagttGACAATTTAGACTCATCTAGTCCTACCATCAAATACTATTGACTTTACTTCTTAATTTTGCTTTCGTCTTTTTCTTACACGCAGAACATGAACTGACAAAACGCAGAAGTTTTCTGATTATACGAATCGGACTGCGTAAGTACAGGTTATTGGTTGACAAAACTTATACAAATTCCTAGGTTGTCGACGGCCAGTGGACTTTGGAattaaaatttataaatttacGGAATCActcagtatttcatctttggataTTTGGAAAATGTTAAACGGTGTACTGAAGTATGTCTTAAAAGTAgtacgcgcctcggggacagatattcggaccctcaaactttcaaaattcttttctgatataccacttgtgggggttcattttaaagctcttggtgtaagaaaacatttcactggcttagtttttcgaaattcaaaaattttatttttctccatatagttaacacagggatggtggccattttgaattataaatatcggcaaatctttggttatttgtttctctagtaccaaaatttgtacggtgacccctgatttttattctggattgatgaaagagaatggttgaaagattccttaaggacagtttgagcaaaagttttaaggttttcactttcgaggtgcatactaccttaacgagTAGAAAGCTTCAATTAAGTCGCTATGCATGGTTGTGCTCAAGAATTCACATTTTCACATACGTTTActcttcatttcatttcagctaGACTAACTGGTCAATGCACTACATGGGGACGATACGCCCTTCATTATCGGACATTCGATGGCAAACGCTACAGCTATCGTGGCTCCTGTACGTACACGCTGGTGTCTGAGTGCTTCAGTGGAAGTTTTGAAATCTTTGTTTCAAACGATGCCAGTTGTTCTCCAGACTCTGTCTGCAATCGCTCTCTCATCGTTAATGCAGGCGAGTCCACTGAAGAGTTGGTTTTGCGAAGGGACAATGGCGAGGCTGCTGTGTTCGTAGGCGGTGACCGTGTCAATGTACCCGGTCAAAATCAAGGGTACCTCATCGAGCAAATTGCTGGGTATGTCGTCGTTGACAATGGCGGACTCGGGTTCAGAATTATTTGGGACGGGGCTGATGTTTTCACTGTTGAGCTCACCAACCAGGATTTGAAAACCCGTACTTGTGGACTCTGTGGCAAATGGAACGATAACATCAACGATGAATTCACCACTCCGAACGGCGATGTCGTTCAAGATATCGGAGAATTCGGTGACAGCTGGAGAGATAATCAAGTATCGGAAGGTAGGTTGCGCACATAGCCCGTCATTACAGACATTAAAATCGCGATCTGTATAGTATATCACAGATCTTAGAGTTGGAAAggcatttttgaaaacatttggtATCAGTTATTGACATCGTCAAAttatgcttttctttttaaatcctTTCTTATTTTACATTTCCAACACAGAACATTCCCGGAAAAAACGAAAGAGTTTTCTTATTACACGATTGGGACAGTGTAAGTACGGTTTTTCACTGACTCTCATTAGGCAGATTGTTGATGCatagcaaattttgttttacactcACGAATGACCGACTTCTGCATTTGAGACTATCACTGACGGATTGATCATAGTAGCGGAGTATTTTCGCGATGTACAGGAATGCGAAATAGATTACAGACGTTTCTTTTATGTTTTCTAAAAGGacataaatctgaaaaaattccTCTGAAAGAGTTACTTATCATACCAGCGTCATTCGGTAAAATCGTATCGATACGAAGTTTGCTAATGTCAAGTTACAGATCCACATTTTTATCATGAAAGTGAACCTGTATCCATTCACCTCCCTCATCTAATTtcataaatgttttcattcacAACTTTTATGTCAAAGTTGGATGTGAGAACAACCCACGTGACATACCATCCTGTAAACTCACCTCTCACAACACTGAGCCGCAACCCGATGACACAGAAGAAGAGATTAGAGCGAAGAGGGCGGTCAACACATGCAGAGCTTTGGACCATGAACCGTTTGCTTCTTGTCACGAAGTAAGTTAAACTCTTTGCATCTAATACATCTTGGGTGCTATGGCGACCAACTTACGTATATAAAGATGAAGAGCTGTAGGGAAAGACATTATAAACATAAGGCGACTAGATAAAGGACGATTTCATTAGATGGAAATTGAAAACTGGATTTTATTCCTTAATTTGAATTTTCCAAATATCAATTCGTACTGCGGTAATGCACTATGACGGCAAATTACTTTCAGCTTGCACGCTGTGCAACTTACTCGCATTTAGTACTCCACGCACTCAGCCTAAATTTAGCAAAAATGTATGTAAAGTGATTCATTTCATGTGCTGCGCAGGTCACTGGCTGCGAGTAAATTGTGTAAGGTGCGAGCAAACAAGTATAATGCAGTTATCAGGCAATTAATTGCTGGCAGCACTCTCTGGCACAGAACCATACAGTGTATACATATACCACGTGACCCCATCAAAGCGCAGGACTTTTTGATCATTTGATTTTAATTGCCTCCTATGATTTTTGCCGACGTACAGACAGTGCCAGTGAAGGCTTACAAGACAGCTTGTAATGAAGACATGTGTTCCTGCAGCGAAGAAAATCTGGAAGCCTGTAAATGTTCCGCGTTTGCTGCTTATGCTCGCGAGTGTGCCAGAATGGGTGCTCCTATTAGCTGGAGAAGCGACGATCTGTGCCGTAAGTGTTCATGCCTTGTCCTAGTCACGTGCTTGTCGTTTTATCTAGTGAGTGTGAAAGAACATAATGGCTGATCATTCTCGTTCCATTGTCGTCTGAGGGCTGAGTTCCTGAAAATGAGAGATCTTAAAATGCCCAGTGACTTAAGACGGTGACCATGATAACCGAGCGAACTATCGAACTACTCAAAACACTAAGACTCTGTTTTgtagttaaaggtatacagtcacctgtaatctaagtatgcccatatatggtaaaagggcgttccttggtattcaaaatgcccatgtgagggcgctgtttttaaaaagcggccacccgcttaaaatctgtgattggttagattttctctttccatggtaactgtggcaaaaatggaacaggtgacagtatacctttcaaAGGCATATTTAATCcaacatatttgaaagttaacgTTCATGATAGTCCAAAAGAAATTGAACTCATTTCGAACCGATGACCGGGCTTTCACTTCTTTGCAGCTGTGAGTTGTCCAAACGGAATGGTTTTCACGGAGTGCGATGCTAAATGTCCCCAGACATGTCAATCAAAGGGGGAAGGGGAATGCGAGCCGGACGAGTGTATCGACGGGTGCCTGTGTCCTTCTGGTACCTACCTGCACGACGGTGAATGCATTGACGGGGATCAATGCCCGTGTTACCACAATAGCGTCGAGTACCCTGCCGCATCTATTCTGGAGCAGGACTGTAATCAGTGGTAAGTGATTTCATACGTAACACAACAGCATTCTGCCACGACATAGTCTGTTCTGAAAGTGAAACAAATGTGTGACCGACAGAAAAACATTGCCTCTGAACACATTTTATGATTTCAGCAGATAAGATTGTTATATGATTGTCagattatatatataagatatataAGATTGTCAGTTTAGTAAGCCAcctgtcaattttttctgaaagcagcaaaactgacaaaaataaaaataacaccaAATGCAAACaccatcaaaacaaaaattgctgGATAGTAAGCTAACGATCCTCGTATTTGTGAAACTTGAAGAAATGATGGTGTAATTTTGACGTTGCATTCACGCGAAAGTCTTCATTTGCTCGTCACTATTTTCCCGCCATTTTGTGGTagaattttaacatttatctGTCGTCTGCTCCATTTAGTGAATGCATTGGTGGCAGCTGGAGTCAATGTACAGACAACATTTGTGAAGGTAAGTTGGCAACAAAAGCATATTGGCCTAATCAAATAATctatattgaaataatgacataTAGGAGTTTATTTGGAGTTATTACCATTGGGTCAATTAATCTTTCTATGGTGAATTCTTAGTCTGTTGGTATGGCGATGCCACCATCTGCCGTCGATGGGATGGATATCATCATCAATTGCTGATTATATCCTTGGCAACAAGATGCAAATTCTGTGAAATTCTGAATAAACAGCTCTGCGGAGTATAAGCCGTgggaaattcaaaaatatttcaaatgcgGCTGTATGCGCATGTcttaacactttcactttgtTCAATAACTCTtcagaaattgtgaaatatctCTGAGAATTCTTGTATGAGAGATAAATTGTGCAAGTGTATCGACACGGTGCTAATTTGATCCCTAACATTCATGAACTAAAGTATGTGAGggataatttgtatatttaactaTTTCAGCGACCTGCCGTGTATTCGGTGACCCACACTACTCGACCTTTGACGGTACGAACTATGACTTCATGGGTGATTGTACCTACGTCTTGCTCAAGGATTGCACCGGCACATTCAACAACTACCACGTGTGGGGTAAAAACGTGGAATGCGGACGATCGGAAGGACTGACGTGCACCAGAGCCGTCATCGTCGAAGTCGATAACACTCTCGTCTACTTGAAGCGTGGTGGCGCTGTTAATGTCAACGGAGATGACGTGGGGACgttgcctttcaaagaagaaagCATCTACATTGAAAGAGTGTCATCGATGTTTGTGAAGGTAAATTATCAGTATATATGTACTACCATAACTGAAAACAATACCAAGAGTAATCAATCAAGAAACAAGAaacgaaaaaataaaacaaaaataaaacaccgaacaaaaaacacattgataatggagatttcatttttgtgttTGCCCGTTCGGGCCTTACACGTAGTGCAATCGTTTTAAATTTTAAACGAATCATTcgaaatttttttcttcaaaattcttCAGCACTGAGTTGTAATGGACAAAGGGTATAGACATCCAACAAGTTCTTGATTTATGCACATGAAGGAAATTATGATATACAGTAACTAAGATTTTGTAATGGTCATCATAGTTTGAAAAAGTATCAAGAGCATCCTACTTGTGTCATTcctggtaatttttttctgccGCGGCGCAAGAAGCTTGCTTGTACGTGACCTTTCTATGTAGCATTAGTAGCATCACGGGTACCCAGGCAGTCTCTCGGGCATCATTTGTCATTTGGCCAAATAAAGCAAGTTTCTACCGTTCACCCGTGTTTGTCCTCTCACTGGCGCTTTAACAATGCAACTTAATGTGAGTAgagtttgtaaaatttgaattaaGCGTCTTTTTCTTATGCACTATTTGCTCAAAACCCCACAATGTTGTTATTACCTTACAGGTAGAACTGCAGAGCATTGGAGTAAAGATACTATGGGATGGTAGAAGTCGTGTGTATATCACAGTGAGTCCCAAACATTTCGGTAAAACGTGTGGCCTCTGTGGAACATACAACAACAATCAACTTGACGATTTCTGGACTATTCAGGGTGAGTTGAAAGTGATACATAACTACACCGACACACACAccgacacacaaacaaacacacgcacACGTCACACATGAGTCTCAGAAAAACACGAAAAATCGACACAAATTGGTGCACGCACAGACGCAGCACACAGACACATCGATTCGCACACAATTTACACGACATCGATTCACACTGCCTCTACACAAACGTCGTAAAATTCCTCGTGGTGTAGTTTAAATAATTCCatgcaaaaacaaagaaaactcGTGCAATACTAATCgaaagacaaaacatgacaTCAGTAAATGATAAAAAGATGAATGTGGCGGTATTGAATGGTTGTAATAAACATGACGTCATTCCTACACTTTACTACCTTACTTATTGTTTCATAAATGATAAAGTAACGGTATACAATCTTCAAAATTCACGCTAATTTGAACAAGACATCCTTGATTGCCATTGCGAATTACTGTCTCACATGAAAGTGCATGACTAAAACGCTGTTGGAAGCTGTCTTATAGTTTCTCTTCATCCATACGTGACGTCACAGACGAGGAAACGATAAGTTTGAAAGCTACGATGAAAGAAGAGAGACATATGAACTTTGACCTGAGTTTTTCTGTTTTACTTTAGGTGATGTGGAGACAAGCATAGCGGAGTTTGCGAACAAGTATAAAACAAACCCAGGTTGCCAAGACGTGCCGAAAGAGGAGCCGCCCAATCCGTGTGAAGTGTTTTCACAGCACGTCTCCGTTGCTGAGCGATTATGCGGCCATCTACTCAACGACGAAATCTTCAAGGGTAAAGATAGAGCTATGAGCGTTCTGTTTAAAAGTGACTTCCACAGTTATAATGCTCTCTTCCCCGTACGAGGCTATTTCTCTTCAAAACATTTATTGCTGAAGGAATAGTAAACATTGGATCATGTTTAGCTCTTGTTACGTCAGGACTTTGTGACGTCAGCGATGACAAAATTTATGCCACGGAACAGTAAACGTTTCAGACGACAGATTATATGTTTTAacgttttttgtgtgtttcattACAGCATGTCACAATGTTGTGGCTCCAAAACCATACTATGACTAGCTGCATGTTTGACGTTTGCGCATGCTCACAGCGAGCATGTCACTGCATTTCCTTGGCAACTTACGCTCACGACTGCGCCGCCAAAGGGGTAACTCTGAATGGATGGCGGCAGCTCGAATCCTTACCTGAGTGCGGTGAGTAGTCACGTGATGCTGACGTAATCTTCGCTCTTTCTGACGCCAGTCCATGCATGGTCGAGCGGTAGTATTTCTGAGATTTTGTAACTCAGCACGAGTCTGGTACATATTGTTGTTACGATTctattaaaatgagtgtgacgTCATCATAGAAAAGAAATCATCGTCTATTCATAATTCCGACCATCCCAAAAAACATAACCATCTTCAAAGGGTGCTTTTAATGTTTTCATCACATGAATTGAAAAAGTAACTTCATCAAAAAAATAACAATTATGCATGCTGCGTAAAATTCATTGAACATCTCCTCCATAGGAATTACAAATTTCCAAGGCCTGTCTCCATATTCTTGGTTTCTGTTGGCAGGCGTTGAATGTCCCGAAGGAATGGTCTACACGGAATGTGGGTCGGCTTGTCAGGTAACGGCCGATCACACTGCGCCAAGGCATACAATGCGAGGACCAATCGTGCGTCGCTGGCTGTCGATGTCCGGATATGTTCGTCGAGAAAGACGGCGAATGCGTCTATCTGTCATCGTTGCCATGTGAACGAGACGGCGTTGAACATGAAGCAGGTGCTGAGATCAAACACGGCTGTGGAAAATGGTATGATGCTTGCTTTATTGTCTTACAGAAATTTGGAAGGGGGAGGGGAGTGGGGGGCAGTCATCCTTGAATCGGGTCCAGGTGTGTTCTGGACAGTTCGAACACAAAGCACAAACTCTAGCATTTTTCCCTTCAATCTGAGCTCAAAAGTCTACATTTTTGTCCAAATACTGGCTTCAAACTCTATGGGTCAAACCATTCCTTGGGACAAAAAACGGTGTCCAAAGTCCTTATGTTATCAACGGTTTCTCCGGTTAAAGTCTAAATGAGGTGATacaatagagaaataaaatacaaaccGAAAACCTCTGTATATATTCATAATTGAAGAACACTGTAATAATTCTATCATTTTATTCAAGTTGTGACTCTTTTCCACATTTATGTTAATATTTGCCTTTTTATTACCCTTGCGGAAAAGATCACAGGGGAACTGAAGGcttcacaattttcattttgcatAGTGCAGTCCAAGTGAAGATACGTATCATTCACATTGATTTGGttctaatttttttcacattttttctgaGATCACCTACGTTTTAAAAGAATTCTTTCTTACTCTTAATGCAGTACATGCACAGATGGAGTGTGGGACTGTGTCGACATGGCCTGCCCTACAAAGCCAGCGTGTGGGGCCCGCGAAGAGTACGTGGAGTGTAAGTCACCGTGCCCCAAAACGTGCGAGAACAAAGACAGCTACGACGGTTGCACCGCCGCCATATGCGAAGGAGGTTGCCAGTGCAAGGAGGAGTTTGTTTTTGACGGAGAGAAGTGCATCAGACCGAGCAAATGCCACTGTTACCATGGCGGCGAGAAGCACAAAGATGGCACAGTGCTGGAAGATGACTGTAATCGTTGGTAAGTGTCAAGTTGTTGAGTATAAAAGCAAAGCAAAACTGTGATTTTGTTTCCctaaattatatttcattttccgTTGTTTTTGAAGTCGCATATGCTTGATAAATCGATGTATAAACATAATACTTCACTTTAAACGAAGACATTTCATCATCACTGTTTCCATAACGTTATCGTAAGagatatatttaagcaataatgtacgcCGTCCCGGCACATAATGGACGAAagtaaactttgcacaacataatgtacgaggaGGCAAAGCCGATGATAGAATATAAAGTCTGGTTGAGTCCATTTTTGCCGGAGGGGGATACCATATTGCTAGAAATGCTAGTGAATTAGATTTTGAAAACATCTGGAACCACAATACTGGAAAATTATCTTATGAGGCCTAGGGGGACACCGTCACAACATTCACTGGTTTTGACAGAGCTGCAATACATTGACAAAATATACATCACGTGTATAGAAATATGACCTATATCTTACTGTTTCCTTCGCTCATATCAACAGCACATGTAATGGCGGTACCTGGAGCTGCGAAGATATCGACTGCAGTGGTAAGTTCTGAaatatgtgtgtttttttgtACGCATCTTTGCAGTAAAACAATGTTTAATCTTTATAATCGTGGAATTGATAAGACACATCCAGGTAAGAATGGCCATGGCAACAAGTCGACGtgaaaaattatacttttagatAGTTCTACAGTTTCAAGTCATCGATCATGGTTCTTCAGGCTTTTCACGTTTGCTTGCACGTTGCCGTCGGTCATTTATGATGAACGGATCGTTTCCTCGGTAAATGCAGGGAAATACGCCATAAAGGTGTCAGCTGTATACTGTTCAATATTCTCCTTGCTGTGCCAAGCTCTATAGGTTAAACGGTGTCAACAGTTACTTCTATTAAAGCGATCAAATCATGTACCAAAATATACCTGATAAACAGCCAGCTGCAAAGCAGTTGTGAACGCTAGAAGTATAGATTTGTCACAAAGTTTTGTCAGGACATTCAATAAACAAACTGAATCGACATTAGTGATCTTCCATTGTCGCAAGAGCAATACCATGATGATTTTTTGTCGTACAGGACTGGTTAAGAATGGTCCCCCAAAGAGAGATACCCTCAATGCCCTTTTAATACTTAAATCCACATCGTCTTACCGAAACTGATTGAATCCATCATTTTAGGTTTATGCCACGTGTATGGCGACCCTCACTACCAGACCTATGACGGCAAGATGTACGACTTCCAAGGGGAGTGCGACTACATCTTATCACAGAGTACCACCAATAACGAGAACTACTTCCGGGTCACCGTCAAGAACATCAAGTGCGGCACCAGTGGGGTCACCTGTACCAGGGACATCAGGATTAAAATCGGTAAATAAACACATGAATTAAACAACAATAAATCGTTAAACCAGGATCTAgtaaaaatgacatgaaaatcgTGTTTATCTAAACTTCCGGAAGCCTCAACAATCAACTTTTTAAGCAGGAAGTCGCAATCATTGAAATGCCTTGTTGTTTTGTATCACGCTTTGTTGTGATTCCATCTGATATTGAGAAAAGTGTGAAGTACTGATAACGCTTGTCCATCTAGAAATGATTTCATGTGTTTTATGGAGGAACACTATAAAATAATAACGTGATTAAGGAAGAATGCGaatttgggacagatattcggactctccaACTTTACAAGACTTAATTGGTCTCCCATTTCTTGGGGCTCATTATGGAGTAAAAGATTGAAGTTATTTTTATCATCGAAATTAAACTACCCACTCCcctagagtaaacacaggggtggcggccattttgaatttcaagtgccggtaaatatcgggtaattcgtttctctggtatcaaattttgcttGGTGACGTCTGGTTTTCATTTGTTGATTCCGAAAGGGAATGGTATCAACTATCCAAACAGAAAGTGTGAGCAAAAATTTATGGCTTTCAATTTCTGGGTGCATCGCAATAGAACTGCGTATTCATTATTGGCTGTGCTTAGAAACTCACTACTATATTTGCACTATACAAGGCCTGCAGGATTTAACATAATTAATCGTCCACCCTATGCactgcttgacttcaattttgTCTTCCAGGTAGAGGTGATGACAAGACCATTGTTCTGTTAAAGCGCGGGAAAGAACCCTCCGTAACACACACAGGCAGCGGCCACAACGTCGAAATCGTGGAACTACAAATCTATACCGTTGTGTACACCGATGTTGGAATGTACGTGAAGTGGAACCGTGGAACGACTGTGTACGTTGTCGTTGATGGCAGACATCGTAATAAGGTAAAAAATCCTGAAATTTGATTTGAGCCAAGGCAATATCAATGTATCGACGTATTTCTCAAATGCCGTAAAAGAGGGGAAGCCATTCCCTTTTTACGTTTAAATATTCTCATTTTTATAGCGTTTTTTTAGATTGTGTCTGTAGTTCTGCCGAGTTATAAAATTTACCGCTAAAAAATGGTAACACCAATAAATATGGAAACTTCCATGCGTATTGCGCTGCGTGTGTAACGACAAAATCTTCCACTGCGTTTTATTGTAGCTGGAAGGTCTTTGCGGTAACTTCAATGGTCCACAGAAAGATGACTTCACATGCCCAGGGGGCGGCTTTCCTGTAGAGAGTGAGACAGAGTTTGGCAACTGTTGGAGAGTGAGTACATTACTTACGTCTATAAATAAATGTCAGGGTAACATCACAGGTCTTCTGATACGGACATTATCAATCTCAACGAATGCACCGTGGCCGGGTTtcatttcatgcaaatttatgttttcaactcAGTATGGTAAAAAAGTTCATAGCTATTGTGAACACTGTCACTGTGATACTGGTTACttcacacagacacagacagacacagacaaagacacacatataatatatatatatataaatatatatatatatatatatatatatatatatatatatatacgtatatatacgCTTTAGTGACGAGcactatatatatacatatatacatatacatatacgtatatatacatatatatacgcTTTAGTgacgagcactgtaatttcccacatctgtatacttcacgataatatatatatatatatatatatatatatatatatatatatatatatatatatatatatatatatatatgtttttttccatctgcatatttttttcatatctttgtaaCATCATCAAGACAGCAAATGGGGATATTCCTTAATGGTAACTTTGTTCTGCAATCTTACATGTCATTTCTGCTATATcggttttttttccaataagGCAAACGATTGTTGTCCGGATGCGCCGACGATTGAAGATCCATGCGAGCTTCACCCTGATCGTAAGACCTGGGCCAAGAAAAGCTGCAGCGTTATC belongs to Ptychodera flava strain L36383 chromosome 17, AS_Pfla_20210202, whole genome shotgun sequence and includes:
- the LOC139116613 gene encoding von Willebrand factor-like, which codes for MRRPWSLAVCCEQVCLHGLLVPKATGTLNRDVWFEELRVEYDRWTSWGLALVSTCLSVSMRSSSEQQGGYDELEENLHSLKSHDEEIHEHELTKRRSFLIIRIGLPRLTGQCTTWGRYALHYRTFDGKRYSYRGSCTYTLVSECFSGSFEIFVSNDASCSPDSVCNRSLIVNAGESTEELVLRRDNGEAAVFVGGDRVNVPGQNQGYLIEQIAGYVVVDNGGLGFRIIWDGADVFTVELTNQDLKTRTCGLCGKWNDNINDEFTTPNGDVVQDIGEFGDSWRDNQVSEVGCENNPRDIPSCKLTSHNTEPQPDDTEEEIRAKRAVNTCRALDHEPFASCHETVPVKAYKTACNEDMCSCSEENLEACKCSAFAAYARECARMGAPISWRSDDLCPVSCPNGMVFTECDAKCPQTCQSKGEGECEPDECIDGCLCPSGTYLHDGECIDGDQCPCYHNSVEYPAASILEQDCNQCECIGGSWSQCTDNICEATCRVFGDPHYSTFDGTNYDFMGDCTYVLLKDCTGTFNNYHVWGKNVECGRSEGLTCTRAVIVEVDNTLVYLKRGGAVNVNGDDVGTLPFKEESIYIERVSSMFVKVELQSIGVKILWDGRSRVYITVSPKHFGKTCGLCGTYNNNQLDDFWTIQGDVETSIAEFANKYKTNPGCQDVPKEEPPNPCEVFSQHVSVAERLCGHLLNDEIFKACHNVVAPKPYYD